Genomic segment of Cervus elaphus chromosome 15, mCerEla1.1, whole genome shotgun sequence:
ACTGGGAATATGCCAGCCACAATCACCCTGGGCCAAGTACTAGGAATGGGCTAGCCCAAGCTGCAACACGTGAAACGGCCATTGCCTCCTTTGCACAGAGACCCttgcccaggcccaggcccaggcctcaGCTCTCTACAGCCTTTGCAAATGGTTGATCAGTAGCTGGGGCTGAGGTTCAGGAGGAAAAGTGTGGGTAGGCTCAGAAAAAGGAGGTTAGAGATTCGACTTAAGAGCCATGAATTCAGATTCTGGTCTACCACCCACGATTCCTACCTCTCCCCTGTGTCAACAGTGAAGGGCCATCTTGTTAAAGGTGCCTGGCAGAGTTCTGCATGAATggggctgtttccttctctacctTGCTTTGTCAGGGCCTGTAGATCTTCAGGTCCTTTGGTTCAGTCatcattctaatttcattcctggCCATGCTGCAGATGCAGAAGACAGTTGCACTGGGTGAGACCTCACCATCTTGGCCTCATGCCCTCACCTTAGAGAAGACACAAGGTTCTAAAAAGAGCAGCCATTTACCATTGGTTATCTGTGCCTCTCTTAACGCAATTCCTATTAACTTATGTGAAGGTCTCAGCCACAAACCTGCTTGCAGATtcttccaggatgtctgaaaccTTGGCTCATCCCAGATCCCCAGCGCCTTGCATGTATGTGGCTGGCCTGCAAGAAAATTTTGTGAGAATGGTGATGCTACAGGGTTGAGGTATTTATTGGGTCAAGGTTTTTGTGGAATGCTCTTAAGAATTTAATAAATCCAACATGGGAGAAAATGCTGTCAAAAACATCTTGTGGAGATAGTACACAGCATGACTGGAAGCTCTGGTTAAGGACAGCAGAAGAACCTAGAGCCAGAGtgcctaggttcaaatcccagctccttaACTTAAAAAGTAGTGACTTCAGCAAATCACTTAATCTCCTGGACCTCAgtgtcttcatttataaaatggagaaaattttgCCTACATCATAACAAATAATAAAGCCATGACATAATGAGATGATTTAAATACccagaacagtacctggcatgtGTCAAGTGCCAACCCCCATAATGATAACAGCAGAGACAGACCATCTGGAAGGTGGGTGGAGGTGGCCTTCTGGAAGGCGTTCAGGAAAAGGGACTTATAGAATACGGAAGCAAAAGAGGTGGCAATGACTGTGATCACAGTGGAGATCCAGGGGTGTCTTAAGTGTTAAGACATGTGGAGCACATTGAAGAGACAGATGGGGCCTGCTGAAGGAAGAAGGGGCAGTGGTGATTCCAACAATCAACAGTTATCATTTTTTCAGCCCTTAAGTGTCCCAGACATCTCAGGTCCTCATTACACTTAGCAgtattgttttataaatgagaggagaaaaatttAGAGCTGTGACTTGCCTGGTATGACACACATGGTGAGCAGCAGGGCTGAGTCAAACTGAGTCACTGAGCACTAGCCTTCCCCTGCAGCCCACGTGGAAAGGTGCCGGGCAGGACAGGTGCCCCTGGGGCTAGTTAGCAGAGCCGGGCTGTACCAAGTAAGGCTTCCTTGGGGGAAGGGGGCCCATGCCAGGGGAAGATGGGATGGAGAGCAGGGGATCCAGGAGGGCCACTTTCATGAACTGAACTGTGCCTGCTCAAACCACGCCAACTACCAAGTACATTGCTATAAAGCCCTATTGTCCTTTCTCTAGGCCACAGCTCAAGACTGGGTCAAGTCTCAAATATGAAAATAGGGAGGCTCTGTCTATACCCTCCCCATTCTTCAAACacaaaaaattcagaaaactcaccTTCCTCCACCCTCTTCCAGATACAGCAAATCACTTGGCCTCTGTCCTCCCTCCAGCCTAGAAAATTTCCGGACTATGTTTTTATTCCACAAAGGGAGTTGAAAGCCCACCCAGCATGTTTTCTAAAACCTGGAATGAATTTTTGTATCTTGTGGAATATCGACCCAGAAGCACTCTTGGACCACAGCTCCACCAGTCTCCACCTCCCACCTCGACTCCCTCAAGGGCCCTCTCCATTATAACTTCATTATGAAAGGTGTCACCTATGTGCTTTTCTTTCCCCCGCCTTCCACCAAACAGCCAAACCATGctccaaaacaaaaacccaatttATTCAGCAgacattttaattaagaaatcCTAGAAACAGGACCACCACAATTTCAGACACTCCGGTGCGAAGTGTATGTCAACAGCTACATCTGAAGGATGAGCAAGCCattgaatcttttttaaaaaagttagttAAACTCCCTTTAAGTTTGGGGGTGGCACCTTATTTAAAGCGCCCTCAAGTTTCATAAGTTTCATACGGGTAAAGCCAGCAGTTTCTCCTCTTGGAGAGTCACATTTAAAACACAGTTTCTGTCACTCACAAAGAGCTGGTACCTAGAGGCAACAGAGAGGTGAGGACCCTCAAGAGACTCAGGCTCCTGGCTCCACGGAGGGCCAAAACAGAGCAGACAAACAGCCAGGTTCTCATCCATGCAGTGCAGACATCAGAAACAGTGGAATAAGAAAGGCCAGGCAGGACAGGAGAGACTCAAGGGATTGTTTATGACTGTTTCTGAGAAAGCTCAGGGCATGGCCAAGAGTGGCCTCACCGGAGGAGTTCTGGATAGAAAGTAAGCACAGAATAAACAAGTAATTCTCCTTACATCTGTATGTCCGCTCCAAGAGGTAGCAAAGCATAAACAGGACTCTTCTTggaacaagagaaaagaaagacagggGTGAGTTAGCTTTTCTAGGAACCCCACAGCCTTCCACCTACAGCACACCATGACCTTGAATCACAGGTGGCAAGGTCAAGGCATTTAAAAGTCCACATCCAAGTCGACCCACCTTCAAAATTCTCCACCTCCCAGCCCCAGACTACTAGAGTTCCCATCTCCCACCTCGATCAATCACCGGATGAGGTGGGAGAGTAAGGCGGCTGGCATCCCAGCCCACCCACCACCAAGCTTTTACATTCTTCTTCTCTCTGGAATTTCTTTGCGCAGCGATTGTAGCACCATTTTCACTAAGCTCCTCCAccggaaaataaagaaaatgtattcgAGTCATCAGTTTTCAAGTATTGTTATAAAGCCCTCGCGATTCTCGCCCCTTGAAGCCGAATCTTTAAACAATCCTAGCACACGACATCCCCAAGGGTTAAGTCAGGTACAAGTTGATGCAAATAGCTGCCATAGTTCTCCCAGTTTTGTCCCAGGTCCCTGGGGCCGGGGTTAATTCTCACGCGACACGAACGCAACCAGCCCCGCGTATTTCTCCACGCTCAAGTTTTCTCCGACAGCCTCACCGGGGCCAGTAACTTCTCGGCTTGAGGTCTCTCCCCACACGCCTCCTTGCAGTCTAGGCGGTCGCTCCAAGAACGGCAACGGCGGCTTCAGCTCAAGGTTGGGTTAAGTAGGACGCCGTAGGGTCCGCGCAGcggcttctttttcttcctccaggggcccTGCGTCAGTGCAAAGCGCCGGAGGGTTGAAGGGAGACAGGGTCCGGTCGGCCGCGGCTGGCCCCCGGTCCGGGGGGACCCGCGGGGCCTGTGGCTGCCACCGCGGCGACTGCTCGCTGGAGCCTCCGCACGGCCTCCTTGATGAGGTTCCCCGAGAGCACCAACTGCTGCAGAAGCCGGTGCGGGTCGTCGTCGTTGGCGCGCGCCCCAGCTGGGGGCCATCGTCGCTGTTGCAAGCGGCGGGAGGTGACGGCGCCCCGCAGCCATCCTCGCCGGCACGGCCCGGGTAACGCGCTGGCTCCAGCGGCGAGCTCAGCCACAAAGTAGGGCGCAGCCCGGCCCCGCACGCGGCCGCGGTCCCCGAGGGCACAGCGCAAGGCCCCCGGGGACGCCGGGCCCCCAGCCTCGACCGACGCGGCCGGTAGAAGCAGCGGCTGCGCTGGGGACCGAGCCTTGTCCGCTCGCACCGCCGCCGGGGGCCGCAGTGGCGGCCCCGGGGGCGCGCACGCGGAGGCAGGGCGGTCCTGCGCCGCGTCCAGCTGCAGCGTCTCGCCGATCTGGGCCACCAGCCGGTCCACCTCAACCGAGCCGCCCACAGTCACCGACTGTTCCAGCAGTAGGAagctgtcctcctcctcctcctcttcctcgccggcttcctcttcctcctccctccggCACGGCATGGCCTCCCGCGCCGGCACCCGGAGCTGTGCGGGAGTCGCTGGCGGCTCGGCTGTCCCGGGGGCTCGCTGGGCCGCGGCGGAGCCGGGCGCGGTGCTGAAGCCAAAGCCGAGGCCGAGGAGGTAACCGGAGCCCGCCAGGCACTCGCGCCGCGAGCCTGCAGCCGCGGGAGCCGAAATCCTACTGGTTCAGGTTGATTTGTAAACAATGGGTGACGTCGCTGCCGGGCCCTACCACCGCGCCGGGGAGGGGGGGGACACACGAGGAGGCGGCGCGGCGCAGGCAGTCGCGGGAAGCGCAGGGCCGTAGCCGGAACCTTCTTGTGTCTGAGCTCGGTGTCTGCCTCGGAGGGGATTCCGGGAGTGGGGAGAACTTCGTACTTCCCCGGCCCGATCAgcagcacaagaaaataaagactcttGAGGAGGCCTGGATTGGATTCTCCCACTCACGGACACACCCACTCACACACCCAAGCCCTCCTCCTCGGacgcttcctccctccccacgtGTCAGCACGCCTAGGGCCGGCCCGGCTCCACCCCCGCGCACCCGCAGTCACCCGGACCCggagtggtgggggaggggcgggcccTGCGACCGGCCGGCTCCTGAGACCGGCCGGCTCGGAAAGGGTGGGCCTGGGGAAATTGGGGCTGGGGAGGGCGACGTCGCTATGGCGGGGCTGATCGACCTGAGGTGGGGTCTGTGAGCTTACCCCCTCCGCCCAGGCTTCCGGCCCTCAGGCCCAGCGCCAGAGAAAGACGCGCCACCGTTTGGCTAAAGAAGAGCTGactttgttcattaaaaaaaaaaaaaagatttaaatagaaatatagggcaatggaaaaaaaaaaacctctaatcATAGAATTCAAACATGGTTTACatattagaatttttcttttccagcctTTTTCTATTAAAAGTGTTATGCAAACAGCCATTCGTGTACAACGTTATTCACTTTCCCACTAGCATTACACCATAAACGGTGTTCGTGTTATTGCTTGCGCTTTGAGAACATTTAATGATTACGTAAGTTTCCATTAAATGACTGTGCCATGAATTATTAAACAACTCTTTTAACGTTTGCAGTTTACCTTCTTTCACAGCTGTAAATAAGTACGTGATTAACATTTTTGTGCGCAGAACTTTTTTCCGTGTTGATTCTTTCCTAAGAATATATTGCTAGGAATGGAAATTAAGGTCAAAGGATATGGATATTTTAAGGTTTCTGATAAATGTACcaaattgctttccttccaaCAGTTGGGTAAATTTATTCTCCCACCATTCATGTGTAAGTATATGGTATTCACTGTGCCTTCCCTAGTACTTGAGTATtatagttactttttttttttctgttttgtaagtgacATGGATAACTCATttccatgtttatttatttgatcttACTTAGGTAGAggagttttctaaatgtttattaaCCAATGTACTTCTTTTGGTGGGGAGTAGTTGTCTCATAAGTTTTTCctattgaggtttttttttttttttgtatttgcgTAACTCCTCTACATACCAGAAATTAactcttctctttcatattttgCTGTGACTCTTTCTTCCGTTTTTGTTGGCCCTgtgcagttttttatttttcactaaaaCTTAAACTTTTAATATAGTCATATCTATATAAAATCCTTTTAATACAATACTAAATTTAGAATCTGGCCTCCAGAAAGTTATTAAATATTCAGTTCTATTTTCCTGAGATTTTCCTaaagtcttgatttttttcaaatccaTCTGGATTAATTTTGGTCACTAGTGCAGGGAGATAATATGGCCACACCCTCCCACCCCGCCAGGCACTGCACCCACCCAGTACCCAGCAGCTGGGCACAGCGGAATGCAGACAGGGCTGTATTTCTTCACTGGGCCAGAGGTGTTTGGGTACTACGGACACAAGCTCTTCCCCGATGAGCTTCCAGCTTCTGGGTTAGCCGAAGGCTGTAAGGTCTGGGTGTGACTGGGAATATTTTGATCAGTTGAAAAAAAGACCTGAACAGGTTGTACAAAGACCTAATAAGATTCACTTCTCATTCCGGCCAAGTCTGGGTGTGTGGCTTTTGGCAAATCAGTTTACAAGTGAAAACagttgtaaaatgaaaaaaaataatcctgGCCCTGCCTCCCCCTGAGGATTGCTTtcaggatcaaatgagataatgggaACAGGCTTTGTCAGGCATTACACAAAGTAATGTGGGATTAGGTCCAGTGGTTTACTAACAGAAGTCTGGCTTAACTCCAGCGATTCCCTCAGGGTAACAGCTAATACATTCACGTTACATTTCCCCCCTTGCAGCCCACTAAGTAAAATGTACCCCCGAGGCATTACTTCCTTGAACTTGACTGGTCCCTGAATTCTGCCTCCTGCTTATGGGACCTGGGATTGTTTGAAGTCAGTCCAAAGCTTCCCAGATCCCAAGGTGTGACCCCACAACTAGTTCTGCAGGTTTTGGTGACGGATCCTTTCCCAACAAGCAGACTTCTCCTGCATCTCTGTGGAGGGCTTTTCACATACTTTATGGATACGAACTGAAAGCCGTTGCCCCCAGAGAGAGAGGATTCTCATTTTCATTCTGATGATACTTACTAGAGAATTTCAAGGGGAATGAAAATTAGGGGAGGTCTTATGGATTTCAGCAGAGttaaatggtaatttttttcccttctctctgtaaGATGATGCCTGCCTGTAAGTAGAGAAAAGCAGTTTTATGCTCCATTGACTTTAAACATTAATGGGGTTGGTGTAGCTATTGTCTCTAACCCAGCATCCCTGGAAGTCGTTTTTTGTCTTCTTGTCAGGGTAATTCCCACAGTGCTCTTAGTACTATAGGAAATGGAGCTGAGATGGCATTCTTTTGAAAATCTTCCCTTTGCAATGTTGCTTTTGTGTGGAGATTGCTATGTAAATATGCCGGGACTCGGATATTATCCTATTCATTATAGAGAGGAATTCATTACTGGAGACCAACTCCATTTTCCTGGGGGCACTTCTCTGGAGAGCTCTGAGAGAGGAAAAGTGCAGTGCTGGACCAGTGGGAGGCAGAGAAATGCCCTGGATTAGGAATCAAAATACAAGATGCTAGAGAGACTCAGATGCAATTAAAAGTAATGAGAGGGTATCAGAAAGGGAAACGATGAGAGCTGTGTGCCTGGCATGCTGGCCGTCTGCCTGGAAAGAGACATGAAGGGTATTCAGCATCACCCGTGGAAGGACACAGAATTCAAGGATTTTCTGCGTTTGTTTAGACTGCATTGAAATTCTTCGCAAGGAGTTTGCTTTCCACATGGACTTTGTTTTCAGTCATCTGCACTCAGAGAGGCCAGAAGGGATGCAGAGAGATAGACTACAGGCTTGGAATCCCACCTGCATCCAGCCACTTCATCCTTCTGTGCCTCAGATTCTGAATCTGTAAAACAGAGGGTGATCCCTTCTTTACAAAATTGTTATATTACATAAGAACATGTATGGGAAAACTCATCTCATGACCCTGGGGGTGGTATTGGAATGAAGCTCTGAGAAGCAGAAATAGTCTTAGAGATGTTTAAGCCTAAAAAAAGGCAAGTTCTGTGCTGTGGTCCATTAATGGATGACTAGATAAATAGTGtagccacacaatggaatattactcagccgtaagaagaaaggaagtgatGATGTGCTACAACATTAGGCTCAAAAACATTACGTGAAGTGAGAAAAGTCAGAAACACAAGGTCATGATTTGGGATTCCACTTACAGGAAATATCCAGAAGAGGTAAACCCACAGAGGCAGAAAGCAGGTTGGTGGTTGCTTAGGCCTGGGGAGCGagaatggtgggggtgggggaagagtgcTAAAGGGTGAGAGGTTTCCTTTTGGAGTGTTGAAGAGATTTTGGAACTTGATAGTagtggttgcacaactctgtgggTGTATTCaaagtcactgaattgtacacttcgaAAAggctaattttatgttatgtgcataTCACCTCAATAAGACAAATTCTATGTTGTATCTGGTATTTgatctagttctttctctgtaatTGTAACCGCAACCTACTAGCGGATGTGAAGTCATTGCATCTTCACCATGTTTCCAGGGCAGGTCACAGATCTTTTTCAACTTTGAAGTCCATTGAAAATGCCAAATCAGCTGATTCCCTCACTCCTGCTGTGTGATTTTCTGACTGAGGTAAACTGGGTCATTGTCTTCCTTTGGCAAGCAAGCAAAAACTAGTCCAGTGGCACCCAGGGGACACCGGTGGTCCTGATGAAGTTCTTCAGTCATCTTTTCCATCCTCTCTTCTTTGTGCTAAGGATGTAGGTTGGCGTAGgttgcaattatttttaataaaatgtctaCCTAGGTAATCATGATTAGAAATTGCCTTGAACAAAACCATAGGATCAGATAGCAGATCAGTGATTGCCAAAGGTTAAGTTGGTAGTGGGAAGGCTGTGACTACAAAAGGGAACACAGGGGAATTTTGGGGGCCGATGGAACTGCTCTATGTCCTGATTGCAGTAATGGTTACACACATCTACACAGATCCTAAAACTTAGAACTGTACAccaaaacagcaaaacaaactGTAAAcgcaaatactgtatattaattatGGTGGTGGTTgcatgggtatatatatatttgtcaaaattcaatagacagggacttccctggtggtccagttattaagactctgagtttccactgcaggggccatgggttcaatcctggtaggggaactaagattcccacatgccgtGGTGTGCGGGAAAAAGAGAAACCCAGTGGactttttaaatgagtgaattaattatattacagggcttccctgatggctcagcagtaaagaatccacctacaatgaaggagacacaggaggccaaggtttgatccctaggttgggaaaatcccctggacaaggaaatggtaacccattccagtattctttgcctggaaaatcccatggacagaggagcctggctggataCAGTCCttaggattacaaagagttggacacaactgaacggctGAGCACGTACGCACACACAATTATATTATACCacaataaaattgattttcaaaaatttgCCTTGGGACATGAAAGACATGCCCTATACATTCTTTATAAATCGCATCATATGGGGAAATAGGAAAGATGACGGTTGGGCTGCTGGTTGTGTGACAGACCAGCAGGGAGTAGGGTGAGGGAGATGCTGGCAGGGTCACCACAGCCTGGAGCTCAGCTTGAGGGGCTGTGACTTCCCCTCATTCCATCACCCAACACATCAAAGGGTACCTGCATAGTGTCCTTACAGAGCCTAACAGTCTGTGGTGGGAAAAATAATGGCCCTTCAAAAATGTCCACGGTctgagctctggagcctgtgaatatgttatCTTATATGGCAAAAGGGATTCTGCAGATGGGATTAAGGGACTCTTGAGTTGGGCAGTTTATCCTGGATTGTCcaggtgggcccaatgtaatcacaaggagacaggacttccctggtggtccagtggttagaccaagaatctacctgccaatgcaggggacatgggtttgatccctggtccagaaaaattctacatgccatggggcaactaagcccatgagccaaaaCTACTGTACCCAagtgccctagagcttgtgctccataacaagagaagccactgtagtgTGAAGCCCAAGCacttcaactagagagtagcccctgctcactgcaactagagaatgttCATGCCCAGCTaccataaatggaaaaaaaaatttttttaaagaagagggaAGCAGGTGGGTCAGAGAAGATGTGATGGTAGAATTAGAGGTAGAATGCTGTGATtactttgaagatggaaggggcCATGGGCCAAGGAATGTAGGCAGCCCCTAGAAGTTGGAAAAGGAGAGGTGACAGTTCCTCCCCTACAAcctccagaaaggaacacagcctTGCTGACATCTTGACTTTAACCCAATAAGACCCACTTCAGGCTCCTGACCTCTAGACAGTAAGACAATaagtgtgtgttgttttaagcttctaaatttttggtaatttgttaagaaacaatagaaaactaatgcaCAGTCTAATgcagaaaaatgtataaataaacaaTTATTGTACCCTACCTTAAACTTGGGTCATAAAAGGATTGAGTACCAAGTGTGATGGTTCAATCAAGGAGCCACTCAATGAGTTAGGAATTACTTTCTACAAAAGTGACCCAGACTGATGCCTCAAGGATGGTGTTGCAACGTGTTCACAAAAACTCATTCCTTCTTCCCTGGGAATACAGCTAGAATATATTTTCCAGACTCGCTTGCAGCTAACTGAGTTCTAGTCAGTGAAACCTGAGCAGAAATGATGCGTGCTGATCCATAAAAACCTCCTCATGTGCTCATCCAATGCTCTTTCCCACTGTACTCACAGCTGTGTCAATGCCCAGGGCAATCTTGGAAGCCACAcatggaaaatggcaaccccacccccaaccctatCACCCAACATCTAGGAACACCAGTTTAGCTTTTCATGAGAATTTGAAAACCACTTTTTGTGTTAATTGCTGATAAGTTTGAGATTTGTGACAGCATTCAGCATAACACTAAGTAACAGGGATGGGGAAAGTTTAACAGGGAAGAGAGTAGCACCTCTAAGCAACTTGAAAAAGCTCAAATATGGCTGGACCAGTGTCTAGATGAGGCACAAAAGGGGGTCTGTGAAGGATGGGGTGCAGGTTGAGCTGCACAGGTAAGCACTGGGTGGGTTGTGAGCACAGGTGAGCCATGAGAcctgatttgcattttaaaaagagcaatcTGGTaaattccctggtagttcagaggTTAGGACTTgggcgctttcactgctggggccctggTGGTGGaaccatgccatgcagcacaaccaaaataaataaatgcatacatgtatacaaaaaataaaactaagaaataaaAGGAGCAATCTGCCTATAGGTGCCAGGGCCCAGAGGAAGTAAACCCCAAAGAAGTAAATATAAACGCCAGATGCCAGTTTGGGATGATGGTGAAATGGAGGCCTCCCTGCTCACTCTGTGGTCTGATCGTGCACAGCCCAGATGAGCTTCCCATGAGCCACAACCAGGTTGGGTTCCCATCCCTGTCCTGCAGGCCAGGCCAAGCATTTCACCATCTTACAGAGTTTGTCTTATAGAGGGAAATTCACTTCTAGTAGGCCATTCTGGATTTTCCTGCCGGAGTAGCTTTGCTTCTAGTATCTTAAGGGGAGGAAAAAGACTGGTGAGTTCAGCATCTGGACTCACCTGTAGACGACACACAGGTGCACTGAGGCCTTCTCTTTCCTGTTTCAGACTCCTGCAGGCAGACAGTAGACCACCTCGGAGTCAGTGCAGGTCTCCACAGAAAAACCACACAACTTCATGTGGGAAAACAAGCCCATTTGGAAATGTAGACTTGGGGACGTTGCCTAAATTCATTCTTGCCCATTGCAGGCCTGTGTCCCTAGGTCTAGTGAGCTGTCCAGGGACCACAGTCTATCTGGTCCTGACCAACGTTAGAGGGGACACCTCACTGGAAGTGGGGTGACTTGGGTTCTTCTCCAGTAGCTGGATGCTGGGGGCAGCAGTTCCAGCTCTGGGCCTCATGGTTCCATTTGTAAAGCCAGGGGTTGGACTCAACTCCTAAAGGCTCCCTTGGTTCTGGAATACTGGGCAAGCAGCTGGTGATATCCAAGCTTGTAATTTCTAACCCTTCCTCATGGTCCTGTAGCAAAATTAGAATGGCTAGCAGCTAGTGCCGGAAAAGCTGACAAGGGCGCTGGCAGACTTTGTGCTTTTTACTCTGTTTCCAATTGTGtaaaatgaacataataaaaTCATCTAATTTAGGAGCTACTCTAAACAGGGAAGGATGAGCCATCTGCACCCAGTGCTCAGCTTGCCAGCTCCAAGTAAACCATGGCCCCACCCTCTTAATCCAGGCCCCAGGAATG
This window contains:
- the FRAT2 gene encoding GSK-3-binding protein FRAT2; protein product: MPCRREEEEEAGEEEEEEEDSFLLLEQSVTVGGSVEVDRLVAQIGETLQLDAAQDRPASACAPPGPPLRPPAAVRADKARSPAQPLLLPAASVEAGGPASPGALRCALGDRGRVRGRAAPYFVAELAAGASALPGPCRRGWLRGAVTSRRLQQRRWPPAGARANDDDPHRLLQQLVLSGNLIKEAVRRLQRAVAAVAATGPAGPPGPGASRGRPDPVSLQPSGALH